The following proteins are encoded in a genomic region of Variovorax paradoxus:
- a CDS encoding serine/threonine protein kinase produces the protein MKHGIFHATVLAGLMAAAGAAMAQATSIPAQPDPAVGGQASTQTPSGVPNPPQRPDSSLPNSREAVKAEARAHNRNNTNNLVPKGEASTTVNSQPNALPQPTGEMSRAEVSQQARKTKPQFGQRGERPEVPTNPTDKTGTPQ, from the coding sequence ATGAAGCACGGAATCTTTCACGCCACGGTGCTGGCTGGCCTGATGGCCGCGGCCGGTGCCGCGATGGCGCAAGCCACATCGATACCCGCCCAGCCCGACCCGGCGGTGGGCGGCCAGGCCAGCACGCAAACGCCCTCCGGCGTGCCCAACCCGCCACAGCGCCCGGACAGCAGCCTGCCGAATTCGCGCGAGGCCGTGAAGGCCGAGGCGCGCGCCCACAACCGCAACAACACGAACAACCTGGTGCCGAAGGGCGAGGCCAGCACCACGGTGAACAGCCAACCCAATGCACTGCCGCAACCCACCGGCGAAATGTCGCGCGCCGAAGTCAGCCAGCAGGCCCGCAAGACCAAGCCCCAGTTCGGCCAGCGCGGTGAACGGCCGGAAGTACCGACGAACCCGACTGACAAGACCGGCACGCCTCAATAG